The window CATGAATATTTTCCGTCATTCGGCAGTGGTGGGGATCATCGGCCTGGGAATGGGCCTGGTCTGCATGACAGGGGAAATCGATTTGTCCGTAGGTTCCATGCTGGCCTTAAACAGCGGGCTGTCGGTGATCCTGTTTAATATTACGGATAGTATTCTGGCCACATTGGTGTTTGCGCTTTTATTCGGTGCGGTCTGCGGTCTGATCAATGGCTTGTTGGTGGGCTACGTTAAAATGCCGGCCTTTATCGTCACTTTAGCTACCATGCTGATATTCCGTTCCTTTGCCCAATATATCTGTCAGCATATTGACAAAGCTCTGGCAGGCGGAGGCAGCAGCGTGTACCGGATGATCAAGGAGTTGTCTTCCTACCAGCCCTTTTACGGCCTGGGAAACGGAAAGGTTTTTACGGTTCCCATTGTGGGGCTGATCCTGATTTTGATCACGGCACTATTTGTTTACATAACTACCAGCACCAAGTATGGAAAAAAGGTCTATGCTGTTGGCAGCAATGCAAAGGGCGCTCTGATGGCAGGGATCAATGTGAGCCTGATGAAAGTGTCTGTATTTGTGCTTGGAGGAATTTTGACAGGGCTTGCCTCCTTTTTGTGGGTGGCCATGAATGCCTCCTCTGACCCGGCCACAACGGGAAACAG of the Lacrimispora indolis DSM 755 genome contains:
- a CDS encoding ABC transporter permease encodes the protein MKAGEKKSGMSLGVVSRWCGEFSFIIVFVLIFAVYALTSNGLTWSGTMNIFRHSAVVGIIGLGMGLVCMTGEIDLSVGSMLALNSGLSVILFNITDSILATLVFALLFGAVCGLINGLLVGYVKMPAFIVTLATMLIFRSFAQYICQHIDKALAGGGSSVYRMIKELSSYQPFYGLGNGKVFTVPIVGLILILITALFVYITTSTKYGKKVYAVGSNAKGALMAGINVSLMKVSVFVLGGILTGLASFLWVAMNASSDPATTGNSYEMYAIAAVVLGGISMSGGKGKCLGILFGAMSYTIIDKIIVALKMDSLINDAIKGIILILVIVVQIIGPRIKERMTRHN